In Halorientalis sp. LT38, a genomic segment contains:
- a CDS encoding uracil-DNA glycosylase, giving the protein MDVNQETVANPFGMDEDCRQCPALCDTRTQIVHGYGDVSAEFLVLGDAPGPGADRTGVPFTGDADGRAVLDLLADLGFVESPERDEPTVDNVFLTSLTRCRHPERPPTDDEVRNCEDFLTAEVRMINPEIILPIGQRALSALAYEYTTKPPAELDVEDAHATTIRGRGFELVPATSPDEWTDERRAALFEHLRSLLDRDYRQTKGRRSR; this is encoded by the coding sequence ATGGACGTGAACCAGGAGACGGTCGCCAACCCGTTCGGGATGGACGAGGACTGCCGGCAGTGTCCGGCACTCTGTGACACCCGAACGCAGATCGTCCACGGCTACGGTGACGTGAGCGCCGAGTTCCTCGTCCTGGGCGACGCGCCGGGACCGGGGGCGGACCGGACCGGCGTGCCCTTCACCGGCGATGCGGACGGGCGCGCAGTGCTGGACCTGCTAGCCGACCTGGGATTCGTCGAGTCGCCGGAACGCGACGAGCCGACGGTCGACAACGTCTTCCTGACGTCGCTGACGCGCTGTCGGCATCCCGAGCGACCGCCGACCGACGACGAGGTGCGCAACTGCGAGGACTTCCTGACCGCCGAAGTGCGGATGATCAACCCGGAGATCATCCTGCCGATCGGGCAGCGAGCGCTCTCGGCGCTGGCCTACGAGTACACGACCAAGCCGCCTGCCGAACTCGACGTCGAAGACGCGCACGCGACGACGATCCGGGGTCGCGGGTTCGAACTGGTCCCGGCGACGTCGCCGGACGAGTGGACCGACGAGCGACGGGCGGCGCTGTTCGAACACCTCCGGTCGCTGCTGGATCGGGACTACCGGCAGACGAAGGGGCGGCGGAGCCGCTGA
- the aroC gene encoding chorismate synthase encodes MNGNSFGRLFQVTTYGESHGEAMGCTVSGVPAGVELDEEEIQRQLDRRKPGQSMITTSRGEPDEVTINSGLQDGYTTGTPLGMVIQNKDARSGKYEPFVTAPRPSHGDYTYSAKFGTRNWGGGGRSSARETVNWVAAGAVAQQVLDASEYDVQIKAHVNQIGDVEAPEVTFEEMLEHTEENEVRCAHPETAEEMREVADQYQQEGDSIGGSIYFECRGVPRGLGAPRFDSVPARLGKAMFAIPAVTAFEYGLGREARDVAGIDRNEDWEFDDGESHPETVSEEGDPVPVGNDHAGLQGGITTGEPIYGEVSWHAPTSIPKTQTTVDWEDGERKEIQVVGRHDPVLPPRAVPVVESMLACTVLDFMLLSGRINPDRIDGRPGEYDTDYHPSSPQEDPDDAETRAEPTEDDD; translated from the coding sequence ATGAACGGGAACAGTTTCGGGCGGCTCTTCCAGGTGACCACCTACGGGGAGAGCCACGGGGAGGCGATGGGCTGTACGGTCTCGGGCGTCCCCGCCGGCGTGGAACTCGACGAGGAAGAGATCCAGCGGCAACTCGACCGGCGGAAGCCGGGCCAGTCGATGATCACGACCTCGCGCGGCGAACCGGACGAGGTGACCATCAACAGCGGGCTCCAGGACGGCTACACCACTGGGACGCCCCTCGGAATGGTCATCCAGAACAAGGACGCCCGCTCGGGCAAGTACGAACCGTTCGTCACCGCACCGCGGCCCTCCCACGGTGACTACACCTACTCGGCCAAGTTCGGGACGCGCAACTGGGGCGGCGGCGGACGCTCGTCGGCCCGGGAGACGGTCAACTGGGTCGCGGCCGGGGCCGTCGCCCAGCAGGTGCTCGACGCTTCGGAGTACGACGTGCAGATCAAGGCCCACGTCAACCAGATCGGCGACGTCGAGGCGCCCGAGGTGACCTTCGAGGAGATGCTCGAACACACCGAGGAGAACGAGGTTCGGTGTGCCCACCCGGAGACGGCAGAAGAGATGCGCGAGGTGGCGGATCAGTACCAGCAGGAGGGCGACTCCATCGGCGGGTCGATCTACTTCGAGTGTCGCGGCGTGCCACGCGGCCTCGGCGCGCCGCGGTTCGACTCGGTGCCGGCGCGACTGGGGAAGGCGATGTTCGCCATCCCGGCGGTGACGGCGTTCGAGTACGGTCTCGGGCGAGAGGCCCGGGACGTGGCCGGGATCGACCGCAACGAGGACTGGGAGTTCGACGACGGCGAGTCCCACCCCGAGACGGTGAGCGAGGAAGGCGATCCCGTCCCGGTCGGCAACGACCACGCCGGGCTCCAGGGCGGCATCACGACCGGCGAACCCATCTACGGAGAGGTCTCCTGGCACGCGCCCACGTCGATCCCGAAGACCCAGACCACGGTGGACTGGGAGGACGGCGAGCGCAAGGAGATCCAGGTCGTCGGCCGCCACGATCCGGTCCTGCCGCCGCGTGCGGTGCCCGTCGTCGAGTCGATGCTCGCCTGCACGGTGTTAGACTTCATGCTCCTGTCGGGCCGGATCAACCCCGACCGGATCGACGGCCGTCCCGGCGAGTACGACACCGACTACCACCCGTCGAGCCCGCAGGAGGACCCCGACGACGCCGAGACGCGCGCCGAACCCACCGAGGACGACGACTAA
- a CDS encoding cyclic nucleotide-binding/CBS domain-containing protein has product MNGNVTVGQVMRRDFVGANEGDGLRETAALMLEENVDTVVVLRGAEPIGMVTQRDVLETAVERADLDGVTVADVMRSNPPTVAPGESLTTATDQMSGTDSRHLLVTEDEELAGVITEHDVVTASTLDPGVDREHVEADERATIEAATATAEGTGTGEEYSNQGICELCGTLSHDLSSFNGQLVCTDCKNV; this is encoded by the coding sequence ATGAACGGCAACGTCACGGTCGGACAGGTGATGCGGCGGGACTTCGTCGGCGCGAACGAGGGCGACGGCCTGCGCGAGACGGCCGCGCTGATGCTCGAGGAGAACGTGGACACGGTCGTGGTGTTGCGGGGAGCAGAACCGATCGGGATGGTGACCCAGCGTGACGTGCTGGAGACCGCCGTCGAGCGCGCGGACCTGGACGGAGTGACCGTCGCCGACGTGATGCGGAGCAACCCGCCCACGGTGGCGCCGGGCGAGTCCCTGACGACGGCGACCGATCAGATGTCGGGGACGGACTCCAGACACCTGCTCGTGACCGAGGACGAGGAACTGGCCGGCGTGATCACCGAGCACGACGTCGTGACGGCCTCGACCCTGGATCCGGGCGTCGACCGCGAGCACGTCGAGGCCGACGAGCGGGCGACGATCGAAGCGGCGACCGCCACCGCCGAGGGAACCGGGACGGGCGAGGAGTACTCGAATCAGGGGATCTGCGAGCTGTGCGGGACGCTCAGCCACGACCTCTCGTCGTTTAACGGACAGCTGGTCTGTACGGACTGCAAGAACGTCTGA
- a CDS encoding M24 family metallopeptidase encodes MEPDLSPLDAFLAEAGVDGFLIDAAGDDSDQFYLSGFDAPDPFHTLYDGDVHLLVSSLEYGRAKSESRAVTVDRHVDYDMPALVEEHGRLEGGRRVLAAFLDDRDVESIAVPARFPLATADGLREQGIEVRTPEAPPIGRGGTNVIGEIRASKTDAEIGHVRAAQKANEAAMKAAEDLLRAATVDDGVLRHEGGPLTSERVQEEIEVTLLRHGCALDETIVACGADAADPHDRGSGPLAADEPIIVDIFPRDKATKYHADMTRTFLKGEPSDDIRRWYDLTAEAKRAALDAVEPGATGAAVHDAVCDVYEDAGEPTLRSDETTETGFIHNTGHGVGLDVHEQPLVGPGGEELEPGHVITIEPGLYDPAVGGVRIEDIVVVTEGGYENLTDYPERLVV; translated from the coding sequence ATGGAACCCGATCTCTCGCCGCTCGACGCCTTCCTCGCGGAGGCCGGCGTCGACGGCTTCCTGATCGACGCCGCCGGCGACGACTCGGACCAGTTCTACCTCTCGGGCTTCGACGCGCCCGACCCGTTCCACACGCTCTACGACGGGGACGTTCACTTGCTCGTCTCCAGTCTGGAGTACGGCCGCGCGAAGTCAGAGAGCCGGGCGGTCACGGTCGATCGTCACGTCGACTACGACATGCCCGCGCTGGTGGAAGAACACGGTCGCCTCGAAGGCGGTCGACGCGTCCTCGCCGCCTTTCTCGACGACCGCGACGTCGAGTCGATCGCCGTCCCCGCGCGCTTCCCCCTCGCGACGGCCGACGGCCTGCGCGAACAGGGAATCGAGGTCCGGACGCCCGAGGCACCGCCGATCGGTCGCGGCGGGACCAACGTGATCGGCGAGATTCGCGCGAGCAAGACCGACGCAGAGATCGGCCACGTCAGGGCCGCCCAGAAGGCCAACGAAGCCGCGATGAAAGCCGCCGAGGACCTCCTGCGCGCCGCCACGGTCGACGACGGCGTCCTCCGCCACGAGGGCGGCCCCCTCACGAGCGAGCGCGTGCAAGAGGAGATCGAAGTGACCCTGCTCCGGCACGGCTGTGCCCTCGACGAGACCATCGTTGCCTGCGGGGCCGACGCCGCGGATCCTCACGACCGCGGGAGCGGCCCCCTCGCGGCCGACGAACCGATCATCGTCGACATCTTCCCGCGCGACAAGGCCACGAAGTACCACGCCGACATGACGCGGACGTTCCTGAAGGGCGAGCCGTCCGACGATATCCGTCGCTGGTACGACCTGACCGCCGAGGCCAAACGGGCGGCTCTCGACGCGGTCGAACCGGGCGCGACTGGCGCTGCCGTTCACGACGCGGTCTGTGACGTCTACGAGGACGCCGGAGAACCGACGCTCCGGAGCGACGAGACCACGGAGACGGGGTTCATCCACAACACGGGCCACGGCGTCGGACTCGACGTCCACGAACAGCCCCTCGTCGGCCCCGGTGGCGAGGAACTGGAACCGGGCCACGTGATCACGATCGAACCCGGGCTCTACGACCCGGCGGTCGGCGGCGTCCGGATCGAGGACATCGTCGTCGTCACCGAGGGCGGCTACGAGAACCTCACCGACTATCCCGAACGGCTCGTGGTCTGA
- a CDS encoding prephenate dehydrogenase/arogenate dehydrogenase family protein: MNVLVVGAGAMGRWFADAVRAGAEDVTVAFADPDEAAAEAAADAVDGRTVPLDTAEQFTAVCIAVPIPVAVEAIAEHAERAERAVIDVTGVAAEPVAAMAEHAPDRERLSLHPLFAPENEPGNVAAVVDAAGPTTEAVRDALTARGNTVFETTAAEHDRAMETVQAKAHAAILAFGLVADPVPEEFQTPVSDVLFDLLDQVSGGDPRVYADIQAAFDGAGDVADAAAELGAADDEEFESLYREVRDRR, translated from the coding sequence ATGAACGTACTCGTGGTCGGTGCCGGCGCGATGGGCCGGTGGTTCGCCGACGCGGTCCGGGCGGGCGCCGAGGACGTGACGGTCGCCTTCGCCGATCCGGACGAGGCAGCGGCCGAGGCCGCCGCGGACGCGGTCGACGGACGGACGGTCCCGCTCGACACGGCCGAGCAGTTCACGGCGGTCTGCATCGCGGTCCCCATCCCGGTCGCCGTCGAGGCGATCGCCGAGCACGCCGAGCGGGCCGAGCGGGCCGTGATCGACGTCACGGGCGTCGCCGCCGAGCCGGTCGCCGCGATGGCCGAACACGCCCCCGACCGCGAACGACTGAGCCTCCACCCGCTGTTCGCGCCGGAGAACGAACCCGGGAACGTCGCCGCCGTCGTCGACGCCGCCGGACCGACGACCGAGGCCGTCCGGGACGCCCTCACTGCGCGGGGCAACACCGTCTTCGAGACGACGGCGGCGGAACACGATCGGGCGATGGAGACCGTCCAGGCGAAGGCCCACGCGGCGATCCTCGCTTTCGGCCTGGTCGCCGATCCGGTCCCCGAGGAGTTCCAGACGCCGGTTTCGGACGTGCTGTTCGACCTGCTCGACCAGGTCTCCGGCGGCGACCCGCGCGTCTACGCCGACATCCAGGCGGCCTTCGACGGCGCGGGGGACGTCGCCGACGCCGCGGCCGAGCTCGGGGCGGCCGACGACGAAGAGTTCGAGTCGCTGTACCGGGAGGTGCGCGACCGGCGATGA
- the aroA gene encoding 3-phosphoshikimate 1-carboxyvinyltransferase has product MNVEISPSRVRGTAQAPPSKSYTHRAILAAGYASGATVTDPLVSADTRATMRAVEAYGGSVDRSDDDAELAIEGFDGRPDVPADVIDCANSGTTMRLVTATGALADGITVLTGDDSLRSRPQGPLLDAIDQLGGRAESTRANGQAPLVVKGPVDGGTVSIPGDVSSQYITALLLAGAVTESGIEIDLETELKSAPYVQITVEVLEAFGVEAVETDAGFRVDGGQTYEPAGGEYAVPGDFSSMSYLLAAGALAADDELRVRGAQPSAQGDAAIVEILERMGADVEWNRDAGVITTRQSSLSGIEVGVEDTPDLLPTIAVLGAAADGTTTITDCEHVRYKETDRVSAMAEELTAMGASVEEEQDTLTIHGDETDLRGAEVDGRADHRIVMSLAIAGLVADGTTTIAGGEHVDVSFPDFFDVLAGIGATVERE; this is encoded by the coding sequence ATGAACGTCGAAATCTCGCCGTCTCGGGTCCGCGGGACGGCCCAGGCGCCGCCGTCGAAGAGCTATACGCACCGCGCGATCCTCGCGGCCGGGTACGCGAGTGGTGCGACCGTCACCGACCCGCTGGTGAGCGCGGACACGCGCGCCACGATGCGCGCGGTGGAGGCGTATGGCGGGTCCGTCGATCGGAGCGACGACGACGCCGAACTGGCGATCGAGGGGTTCGACGGCCGGCCCGACGTCCCGGCCGACGTGATCGATTGCGCCAACAGCGGGACGACGATGCGGCTGGTGACCGCGACGGGGGCACTCGCCGACGGGATCACGGTCCTCACCGGTGACGACTCGCTCCGGTCGCGGCCGCAGGGGCCGCTACTGGACGCGATCGACCAGCTCGGCGGTCGGGCCGAGAGCACGCGCGCGAACGGGCAGGCACCACTCGTCGTGAAAGGGCCGGTGGACGGGGGGACCGTCTCGATACCGGGCGACGTGTCCTCGCAGTACATCACCGCGCTGTTGCTGGCCGGCGCAGTGACCGAGTCGGGGATCGAGATCGATCTGGAGACCGAGCTGAAGTCGGCGCCGTACGTCCAGATCACCGTCGAGGTGCTGGAGGCCTTCGGCGTCGAGGCGGTCGAGACCGACGCCGGGTTCCGCGTCGACGGCGGCCAGACCTACGAACCGGCCGGCGGTGAGTACGCCGTCCCGGGCGACTTCTCGTCGATGTCCTACCTGCTGGCGGCCGGCGCGCTGGCGGCCGACGACGAACTACGGGTTCGCGGTGCCCAGCCCAGCGCGCAGGGCGACGCGGCGATCGTGGAGATCCTGGAGCGGATGGGCGCCGACGTCGAGTGGAACCGGGACGCGGGCGTCATCACGACCCGGCAGTCGTCGCTCTCCGGAATCGAAGTCGGCGTCGAGGATACCCCCGACCTCCTGCCGACGATCGCGGTGTTGGGCGCGGCGGCCGACGGGACGACGACTATCACGGACTGCGAGCACGTCCGCTACAAGGAGACCGACCGCGTGAGTGCGATGGCCGAGGAGTTGACCGCGATGGGGGCGTCCGTCGAGGAGGAGCAGGACACCCTCACGATCCACGGCGACGAGACCGACCTCCGGGGCGCCGAGGTCGACGGCCGGGCCGATCACCGGATCGTGATGTCGCTGGCGATCGCGGGACTGGTGGCCGACGGGACGACGACGATCGCCGGCGGCGAACACGTCGACGTATCCTTCCCGGACTTCTTCGACGTGCTGGCCGGGATCGGTGCGACCGTCGAGAGAGAGTGA
- a CDS encoding DUF7537 family lipoprotein, translating into MDRRVLLAVALAAVTLLAGCSWVAEDPTTPSSPSNSSDGPQDTGIPYERLDDHSAALANESYDLGIDLEIRTPDRRRNATVNVSSDPVGERQLIRTESPNGSLDRYLAGQELYTRVNVNGTTEYNITDLGARNVSFAAVHGSGIRVRRLATIYEFGTFERAGNVTRDGERYAAFDLTEPATGPNATVTLNDSSGRILIDQNGIIRRATIDLRGTQSGEPFVYAVDYRIERVGNVTIDEPAWFDEARSGAISTSRSENQTTSRSG; encoded by the coding sequence ATGGACAGGCGGGTGCTGCTGGCGGTCGCGCTGGCCGCGGTGACGCTGCTGGCGGGGTGTTCGTGGGTGGCCGAAGATCCGACCACGCCGTCCTCCCCATCGAATTCCTCCGATGGACCACAGGACACCGGAATCCCCTACGAACGGCTGGACGATCACTCGGCCGCGCTGGCGAACGAGAGCTACGATCTGGGGATCGACCTCGAGATCCGGACCCCCGATCGGCGTCGCAACGCCACCGTCAATGTATCGAGCGATCCGGTCGGCGAACGACAGCTGATCCGGACCGAATCGCCCAACGGTAGCCTCGACAGGTACCTCGCGGGCCAGGAGCTGTACACTCGCGTGAACGTCAACGGCACCACCGAGTACAACATCACCGACCTCGGCGCGCGAAACGTGAGCTTCGCAGCGGTCCACGGGAGCGGGATCCGGGTCCGGCGGCTCGCCACTATCTACGAGTTCGGGACCTTCGAGCGGGCCGGCAACGTCACTCGCGACGGCGAGCGCTACGCCGCCTTCGACCTGACCGAACCCGCGACCGGGCCCAACGCCACGGTGACGCTGAACGATTCGTCGGGCCGAATCCTGATCGATCAGAACGGGATCATCCGGCGGGCGACGATCGATCTGCGCGGCACCCAATCCGGCGAACCGTTCGTCTACGCCGTCGACTACCGGATCGAACGAGTGGGGAACGTGACGATCGACGAGCCAGCGTGGTTCGACGAGGCGCGCAGCGGAGCGATCTCGACCTCCCGGTCGGAAAATCAGACCACGAGCCGTTCGGGATAG
- a CDS encoding small ribosomal subunit Rsm22 family protein produces MNADQREGVRDNARYLREVRPIDPEEIQEYVEDQPHPAAIAQVLREEAFDLGLLENDDGTFEPVEEGPVSVQFHGVEALPSAYSTALEDLFVEQYGPGWPDGESGDAIRERIRDFKTDYLWGNDVDYDAETALSYALYHLPDYYAVVQYVLADLIADGLLPKRLRVLDVGAGVGGPALGLADLLPDDALVDYHAVEPSAATDVLTHLLDETGRNFHATVHETTAEAFEPDGEYDLVLFANVLSELVDPVAVVERYREAVAEDGSLVGLAPADRETAIGLREVERAVEDGLTVYAPTVRLWPSATPEDEGWSFDVAPDLDVPAFQRRLDEAASDPDHDPGEFVNVDVQYAYAILRPDGRRRIDFTPSVSEFARMADMDDHVSNRIDVAAIKLSHDLAGEDANPLFKIGDGSERVAHYAVLTRESSLNRDLVTASYGDLLVCENVLALWNDDEEAYNLVVDGETAVDRVPAGE; encoded by the coding sequence ATGAACGCCGACCAGCGGGAGGGAGTCCGAGACAACGCGCGGTACCTCCGGGAGGTCCGCCCCATCGATCCCGAGGAGATCCAGGAGTACGTCGAGGACCAGCCACACCCCGCCGCGATCGCGCAGGTGCTGCGGGAGGAGGCCTTCGACCTCGGCCTGCTCGAAAACGACGATGGCACCTTCGAACCGGTCGAGGAAGGCCCCGTCTCCGTGCAGTTCCACGGCGTCGAGGCGCTCCCGTCGGCCTACTCCACGGCGCTCGAGGACCTGTTCGTCGAACAGTACGGGCCGGGGTGGCCGGACGGGGAGTCGGGCGACGCCATCCGCGAGCGGATCCGCGACTTCAAGACCGACTACCTCTGGGGCAACGACGTCGACTACGACGCGGAGACGGCGCTTTCCTACGCGCTCTATCACCTCCCCGACTACTACGCGGTCGTCCAGTACGTCCTCGCGGACCTGATCGCGGACGGCCTGCTCCCGAAGCGTCTCCGCGTGCTCGACGTGGGCGCTGGCGTCGGCGGCCCCGCGCTCGGCCTGGCCGACCTCCTGCCCGACGACGCGCTGGTCGACTACCACGCCGTCGAGCCCAGCGCGGCGACCGACGTCCTCACCCACCTGCTCGACGAGACCGGGCGCAACTTCCACGCGACGGTCCACGAGACGACCGCGGAGGCCTTCGAGCCCGATGGGGAGTACGACCTCGTGCTGTTCGCGAACGTCCTGAGCGAACTCGTCGATCCGGTTGCGGTCGTGGAACGGTACCGGGAGGCCGTGGCCGAGGACGGATCGCTCGTCGGACTCGCACCCGCGGACCGGGAGACGGCGATCGGCCTCCGCGAGGTCGAACGCGCCGTCGAGGACGGGCTGACCGTCTACGCGCCGACCGTTCGGCTCTGGCCGTCGGCGACGCCCGAAGACGAGGGCTGGTCCTTCGACGTCGCGCCGGACCTCGACGTGCCCGCCTTCCAGCGACGGCTGGACGAGGCGGCTTCGGATCCGGACCACGACCCCGGCGAATTCGTCAACGTCGACGTCCAGTACGCCTACGCGATCCTCCGCCCGGACGGGCGTCGCCGGATCGACTTCACCCCGTCGGTCAGCGAGTTCGCGCGGATGGCCGACATGGACGACCACGTCTCTAACCGGATCGACGTCGCGGCGATCAAGCTGAGCCACGACCTGGCCGGCGAGGACGCCAATCCCCTGTTCAAGATCGGCGACGGGAGCGAGCGGGTCGCCCACTACGCGGTGCTCACGAGAGAATCCTCCCTCAACCGGGATCTCGTAACCGCGAGCTACGGGGACTTGCTCGTCTGTGAGAACGTCCTCGCCCTCTGGAACGACGACGAGGAGGCGTACAACCTGGTGGTCGACGGCGAGACCGCCGTGGATCGCGTGCCGGCGGGGGAGTGA
- a CDS encoding GTP cyclohydrolase III: MTNTQVTHVQIDNYGPWTVTPEPRREVDLQTLQSELYADLSQLFGNRNGYVFFARFDNMIAVTNGLTVDDHAMIQESVGNRYPVTMSMAVATGTTPVQALGDATSELQAAGSAQDEARTEILRGRTIDEEFRTDGDVQIAHFDVNDVTGEYTDEINEFDTFIHIEQAYAELMRYMRKAHESLSFFVGGDNVIAVCPALDAEDYRDAIDHVREAVDVDLKVGVGRGRTAQPAGMAAKHALERCRTTGATVELAF; encoded by the coding sequence GTGACGAACACGCAGGTGACGCACGTCCAGATCGACAACTACGGGCCCTGGACGGTCACCCCGGAGCCGCGGCGCGAGGTGGACCTGCAGACGCTGCAGTCGGAACTATATGCCGACCTCTCGCAACTGTTCGGCAACCGCAACGGCTACGTCTTCTTCGCTCGGTTCGACAACATGATCGCGGTGACCAACGGCCTCACCGTGGACGACCACGCGATGATCCAGGAGTCGGTCGGCAACCGCTACCCGGTGACGATGAGCATGGCGGTGGCGACCGGGACGACGCCGGTGCAGGCGCTGGGCGACGCGACGAGCGAACTGCAGGCCGCCGGGAGCGCCCAGGACGAGGCCCGCACGGAGATTCTCAGGGGCCGGACCATCGACGAGGAGTTCCGCACGGACGGTGACGTCCAGATTGCCCACTTCGACGTCAACGACGTCACCGGCGAGTACACCGACGAAATCAACGAGTTCGACACTTTCATCCACATCGAGCAGGCCTACGCCGAACTCATGCGCTACATGCGAAAGGCCCACGAGTCGCTCTCCTTCTTCGTCGGCGGTGACAACGTCATCGCCGTCTGCCCCGCGCTCGACGCCGAGGACTACCGGGACGCCATCGACCACGTCCGCGAGGCGGTCGACGTGGACCTCAAGGTCGGCGTCGGTCGAGGGCGGACCGCCCAGCCAGCAGGCATGGCGGCCAAACACGCGCTCGAACGGTGTCGCACGACTGGCGCCACCGTGGAACTGGCGTTCTGA
- a CDS encoding DUF5785 family protein, translating into MSDWPQDPDGDAGSEGRRKYGQAILAKKIDEDEDFPLVQSEFVEEFGDEPIRIDHSTVVSVADIFDNVDQEEFEDFPDFHKAVGKAMREAGYWPYELA; encoded by the coding sequence ATGAGCGACTGGCCGCAGGACCCCGACGGCGACGCAGGGAGCGAGGGGCGGCGCAAATACGGACAGGCGATCCTGGCGAAGAAGATCGACGAGGACGAGGACTTCCCGCTGGTCCAGTCGGAGTTCGTCGAGGAGTTCGGCGACGAACCGATCCGGATCGACCACTCGACGGTCGTCAGCGTCGCGGACATCTTCGACAACGTCGACCAGGAGGAGTTCGAGGACTTCCCCGACTTCCACAAGGCCGTCGGGAAGGCGATGCGCGAGGCGGGCTACTGGCCGTACGAACTCGCCTGA
- a CDS encoding pirin family protein, which translates to MEDTVSARSETRIFTAPRTDVTRDQGKFRTNFDFPGRAVPGHDDHGYGPLATVVESFMDPGTLIRMHQHRNEEIVSWVPDGVMRHDDRLGNELVTDAEHLMVMNAGSGFWHAEETLAEDPPLRMLQIFVRPHSLDLEPGIQHEPIPEATAGEWRHLFGPEEEGGDAPLFVRNAVDFYDCRLAEGATVSLPSRQGWDTYLYVFDGAVTVGDASVGYTESALVTGDGEVPVTATEDSLLVAFSLDPDAPITRQGTIGR; encoded by the coding sequence ATGGAAGATACAGTGTCGGCAAGGTCGGAGACCCGCATCTTCACGGCGCCGCGGACGGACGTCACGCGGGACCAGGGCAAGTTCAGGACCAATTTCGACTTCCCGGGGCGGGCGGTGCCGGGGCACGACGACCACGGGTACGGGCCGCTGGCGACCGTCGTCGAGTCGTTCATGGATCCCGGGACGCTGATCCGGATGCACCAGCACCGGAACGAGGAGATCGTCTCCTGGGTCCCCGACGGGGTCATGCGACACGACGATCGACTGGGGAACGAACTCGTGACGGACGCCGAGCATCTCATGGTGATGAACGCGGGGAGCGGCTTCTGGCACGCCGAGGAGACGCTGGCCGAGGACCCACCGTTGCGGATGCTGCAGATCTTCGTCCGCCCGCACAGCCTCGATCTCGAACCCGGGATTCAGCACGAGCCGATCCCCGAGGCGACCGCTGGCGAGTGGCGGCACCTTTTCGGGCCGGAAGAAGAGGGCGGAGACGCGCCGCTTTTCGTCCGGAACGCCGTCGATTTCTACGACTGCCGGCTGGCGGAAGGCGCGACGGTCTCGCTCCCCTCGCGCCAGGGATGGGATACGTATCTCTACGTCTTCGATGGGGCGGTGACTGTCGGTGACGCGTCGGTGGGCTACACCGAAAGTGCGCTGGTGACCGGCGACGGCGAGGTCCCCGTCACGGCCACGGAGGACTCCCTGCTCGTCGCGTTCAGTCTCGATCCGGACGCACCGATCACCCGACAGGGGACGATCGGCCGATAA